One region of Natronolimnobius baerhuensis genomic DNA includes:
- the nth gene encoding endonuclease III encodes MGTPRETREEQAETVIDRLEEAYPDSTISLRYSNRLELLIAVILSAQCTDERVNKETEHLFEKYDGAEDYANAPQEELAEDLSSITYYNSKAEYIRTSCELILEEHDGEVPDTMDELTELSGVGRKTANVVLQHGHDVVEGIVVDTHVQRLSRRLGLTEEQYPEQIEQDLMTIVPEGYWQQFTHLCIDHGRATCSAQNPDCSDCVLADICPSEKGDSEIDLASGDAW; translated from the coding sequence ATGGGAACCCCACGCGAGACGCGCGAGGAACAAGCCGAAACGGTCATTGACCGCCTCGAAGAGGCCTATCCCGACTCGACAATTTCGCTTCGCTATTCGAATCGCCTCGAGTTGCTGATCGCGGTGATCCTCTCGGCACAGTGTACCGACGAACGGGTGAACAAAGAGACGGAACACCTCTTCGAGAAGTACGACGGCGCGGAGGACTACGCGAACGCACCGCAGGAGGAACTCGCTGAGGACCTGAGTTCGATCACGTACTACAACAGCAAAGCGGAGTACATCCGCACCTCCTGTGAGTTGATTCTCGAGGAGCACGACGGGGAGGTCCCCGACACGATGGACGAACTGACGGAACTGTCGGGCGTCGGCCGGAAGACGGCCAACGTGGTGCTTCAGCACGGCCACGACGTCGTCGAGGGAATCGTCGTTGACACGCACGTCCAACGCCTCTCGCGTCGACTCGGCCTCACCGAGGAACAGTATCCAGAACAGATCGAACAGGATCTGATGACAATCGTTCCTGAAGGCTACTGGCAGCAGTTTACGCACCTCTGTATCGACCACGGCCGGGCAACCTGCAGCGCGCAAAATCCCGACTGTAGTGATTGCGTGCTCGCCGATATCTGTCCCTCCGAGAAAGGCGATTCGGAGATCGACCTCGCATCCGGCGACGCCTGGTAA
- the mvaD gene encoding phosphomevalonate decarboxylase MvaD → MKATAMAHPIQGLVKYHGMRDDIERLPYHDSISVCTAPSHTRTTVEFSMDYDEDTFVVDGEELEGRAAERVEAVVEKARSKSDAAHTVYPVRLESENSFPTNVGLGSSSSGFAAAAMALAEAAELDASKQEISTIARVGSASAARSVTGAFSQLHTGMNDDDCVSRRVPSNLHEDMKIIVGLVPYHKETEDAHDEAADSHMFQARNAHIHGQIAKMRDALRNDEFDSVFELAEHDSLSLAATTMTGPEGWVYWQPATLAIFNRVRELREEEDIPVYFSTDTGASVYVNTTEEHAERVEEEISDCGVSTTIWDVGGPARLLEDEDDHLF, encoded by the coding sequence ATGAAAGCGACGGCGATGGCCCACCCGATTCAGGGTCTCGTAAAATACCACGGGATGCGCGACGATATCGAACGACTGCCATACCACGACAGCATCAGTGTCTGTACGGCACCGAGTCACACGCGGACGACCGTCGAGTTCTCGATGGACTACGACGAGGACACCTTCGTCGTCGACGGCGAGGAACTCGAGGGCCGCGCGGCCGAACGGGTCGAGGCCGTCGTCGAGAAAGCGCGCTCGAAATCCGACGCCGCCCACACGGTGTATCCGGTGCGTCTCGAGAGCGAGAACAGTTTCCCGACGAACGTCGGGCTTGGCTCGTCGTCGTCGGGCTTTGCGGCCGCGGCGATGGCGCTCGCGGAGGCAGCGGAACTCGATGCCTCGAAACAGGAGATTTCGACGATTGCGCGCGTCGGCTCGGCGTCTGCGGCCCGTTCCGTCACGGGTGCGTTCTCGCAGTTGCATACGGGGATGAACGACGACGACTGCGTTTCCCGGCGAGTGCCGAGTAATCTCCACGAAGACATGAAGATCATCGTCGGGCTCGTGCCGTACCACAAAGAGACCGAGGATGCCCACGACGAGGCCGCCGACAGCCACATGTTCCAGGCGCGAAACGCCCACATCCACGGCCAGATCGCGAAGATGCGCGATGCGCTTCGGAACGACGAATTTGATTCGGTGTTCGAACTCGCCGAACACGACTCGCTCTCGCTCGCCGCGACAACGATGACCGGCCCCGAAGGCTGGGTCTACTGGCAGCCAGCGACGCTTGCCATCTTCAATCGCGTGCGCGAACTGCGCGAAGAAGAGGACATTCCGGTCTACTTCTCGACGGACACCGGCGCGAGCGTCTACGTCAACACCACCGAGGAACACGCCGAGCGCGTCGAAGAAGAGATTTCGGACTGTGGCGTCTCGACGACGATCTGGGACGTCGGCGGCCCCGCACGCCTGCTCGAGGACGAAGACGACCACCTGTTCTAA
- a CDS encoding ribonucleotide-diphosphate reductase subunit beta, with the protein MPVINNDDQHDPNKILPIDYDWAREYYEAGVANNWVPEEIPMQDDVRQWEGDALTADERRLVEWNLGFFSTAESLTANNIVLALYEYVTAPECRQYLLRQAYEEAIHTDTFIYCCDSLGFDPDYMYGMYDRIPSIEAKDDYVVDLTRVITEPDFTLETEADLREFLRDVIGFYVIMEGIFFYAGFAMMLGLKRQNKMVGIGQQFEYILRDESLHVGFGVDLVEQIRTENPDVWTDEFGEDMVDLITEAVELEKRYATEACPDEMLGMGPAQFAEYVEHIADRRLEQLDLPTQYETENPFPWMSEQVDLNKEKNFFETQVTEYQSGGSLDW; encoded by the coding sequence ATGCCAGTCATCAACAACGACGACCAGCACGACCCGAACAAGATCCTCCCAATCGACTACGACTGGGCACGCGAGTACTACGAAGCCGGCGTTGCGAACAATTGGGTGCCCGAGGAGATTCCGATGCAAGACGACGTTCGCCAGTGGGAAGGCGACGCGCTCACCGCCGACGAGCGCCGCCTCGTCGAGTGGAACCTCGGCTTTTTCTCGACGGCCGAATCCCTGACCGCGAACAACATCGTCCTTGCACTCTACGAGTACGTCACCGCTCCCGAATGCCGACAGTACCTCCTGCGGCAAGCCTACGAGGAGGCGATTCACACAGATACGTTCATCTACTGCTGTGACTCGCTCGGCTTCGACCCCGACTACATGTACGGCATGTACGACCGCATCCCCTCAATCGAAGCGAAAGACGACTACGTCGTCGACCTCACCCGCGTCATCACTGAACCAGACTTTACACTCGAGACCGAGGCAGATCTCCGCGAGTTCCTGCGCGACGTGATCGGCTTCTACGTCATCATGGAGGGCATCTTCTTCTATGCCGGCTTCGCCATGATGCTCGGGCTGAAACGCCAGAACAAGATGGTCGGCATCGGCCAGCAGTTCGAGTACATCCTGCGCGATGAATCGCTCCACGTGGGCTTCGGTGTCGACCTCGTTGAGCAGATCCGCACCGAAAACCCCGACGTCTGGACCGACGAGTTCGGCGAAGACATGGTCGACCTCATCACCGAGGCTGTCGAACTCGAGAAGCGCTACGCCACCGAAGCCTGCCCGGACGAGATGCTCGGGATGGGACCAGCGCAGTTCGCAGAGTACGTCGAACACATCGCGGATCGACGACTCGAGCAACTCGACTTGCCCACACAGTACGAGACGGAGAATCCGTTCCCGTGGATGTCCGAGCAGGTCGACCTGAACAAAGAGAAGAACTTCTTCGAGACACAGGTCACGGAGTACCAGAGCGGCGGATCGCTGGACTGGTAA
- a CDS encoding ribonucleoside-diphosphate reductase subunit alpha has product MSHTAQTTLSNTIRTVLNRARTDHESTLDDDTVDDLVTEAERSLYEGADDDEIYEGILHVLTARIERYPEYKQVAANVFRQQYYREVIGEDLEGFDLDRAYRDTFRENIARGVDLGLLDDRMGDLFDLEELASYLEPERDEHFEYMALDTLYQRYFLKTADGERLELPQAMWMRVAMGLALEEDDPQARTKEFYDVLSRLEFTPSSPTLFHSGTAHAQLSSCYLTTIPDDLEGIFDAYQSHAQLSKWSGGLGNDWTNVRASGSLISSTGVESTGTVPFLRISNDVTAAINRSGKRRGAACGYLECWHLDFPSFIDLKRNTGDERRRTPDMNTAAWIPDLFMKRVREGGEWTLFSPDEVPELHETYGAAFAETYREYEQLADEGELRQYERVDAQDLWRKTLTRLFETGHPWVTFKDPCNVRSPQDHEGVVHSSNLCTEITLNTSQDEHAVCNLGSVNLETHIDDGRLEREYLADTIETAMRMLDNVIDLCFYPTEEAAASNERHRPIGLGVLGFHEALMATDTPMASEDALERANRWQEFVSYHALLNSSRLAKERGAYPSYEGSKWDRGLLPQDTVDVLEEERGLEIPTDREETLDWYVVREHIEEHGMRNSNTMAIAPTATISTINGTTPSIEPQYSNLYVKSNMSGDFTVINDRLVEDLRERDRWDDEMVDRIKFHDGSIQEIDAIPDDVQELYRSAFEIDPRHQLHLTAVRQTWIDQSISHNVFFPSTDGSLLDDIYQTAWELGLKTTYYLRTLGASQIEKSTLDLDEYGKTQHRSSEDEVETDDAVKTDGGDDSELCRVEDPTCDACQ; this is encoded by the coding sequence ATGAGTCACACCGCACAGACGACGCTCAGTAACACGATTCGAACCGTACTGAATCGCGCACGCACCGACCACGAATCGACCCTCGACGACGACACCGTCGACGACCTCGTCACTGAAGCCGAACGCAGCCTCTACGAGGGCGCTGACGACGACGAAATCTACGAGGGAATCCTCCACGTCCTGACCGCCCGCATCGAACGCTACCCCGAATACAAACAGGTCGCCGCCAACGTCTTCCGCCAACAGTACTACCGCGAAGTCATCGGTGAGGACCTCGAGGGCTTCGACCTCGACCGCGCCTATCGCGACACCTTCCGCGAGAACATCGCCCGCGGCGTCGACCTCGGACTCCTCGATGACCGAATGGGCGACCTGTTCGACCTCGAGGAGCTTGCATCCTATCTCGAACCTGAGCGCGACGAGCACTTCGAATACATGGCGCTCGATACGCTGTATCAGCGCTACTTCCTCAAGACGGCCGACGGCGAGCGACTGGAACTCCCACAGGCCATGTGGATGCGCGTCGCGATGGGGCTTGCACTCGAGGAAGACGACCCACAGGCACGCACGAAGGAGTTCTACGACGTCCTCTCCCGCCTCGAGTTTACGCCGTCCTCGCCGACGCTCTTTCACAGCGGCACGGCCCACGCCCAGCTTTCCTCGTGTTATCTGACGACGATTCCGGACGATCTCGAGGGCATTTTCGACGCCTATCAGTCCCACGCCCAGCTCTCGAAGTGGAGCGGCGGCCTCGGCAACGACTGGACGAACGTCCGCGCGTCGGGCTCGCTCATCAGTTCGACCGGCGTCGAATCGACCGGCACGGTGCCGTTCCTTCGAATTTCGAACGATGTCACCGCGGCGATCAACCGCTCGGGCAAGCGCCGCGGGGCCGCCTGTGGCTACCTCGAGTGCTGGCACCTCGATTTCCCGTCGTTTATCGATCTGAAGCGAAACACAGGCGACGAGCGCCGCCGCACGCCGGATATGAACACGGCCGCCTGGATTCCGGACCTATTCATGAAGCGGGTTCGCGAGGGCGGCGAGTGGACGCTGTTCTCGCCCGACGAGGTGCCCGAACTCCACGAAACCTACGGCGCGGCGTTCGCCGAGACCTACCGCGAGTACGAGCAACTGGCCGACGAGGGCGAGTTGCGCCAGTACGAACGCGTCGATGCCCAAGATCTCTGGCGCAAGACGCTCACCCGCCTGTTCGAAACCGGCCACCCCTGGGTCACATTCAAAGACCCGTGTAACGTCCGCTCGCCACAGGACCACGAAGGCGTCGTCCACTCCTCAAATCTCTGTACCGAGATCACGCTCAACACGAGCCAGGACGAACACGCCGTCTGTAACTTAGGCAGCGTCAACCTCGAGACACATATCGACGATGGCCGCCTCGAGCGCGAGTACCTCGCCGACACCATCGAGACGGCGATGCGGATGCTCGACAACGTCATCGACCTCTGTTTCTACCCAACCGAGGAAGCCGCCGCGTCGAACGAACGCCACCGCCCGATAGGACTCGGCGTCCTCGGCTTCCACGAGGCGCTCATGGCCACGGACACGCCGATGGCAAGCGAGGACGCCCTCGAGCGTGCGAACCGCTGGCAGGAGTTCGTCTCCTATCACGCCCTGCTCAACTCCTCGAGACTCGCGAAAGAGCGCGGCGCGTACCCCTCCTACGAGGGCTCGAAGTGGGATCGCGGCCTGCTCCCACAGGACACCGTCGACGTCCTCGAGGAGGAACGCGGCCTCGAGATTCCGACCGACCGAGAGGAAACTCTCGACTGGTACGTTGTCCGCGAGCACATCGAGGAACACGGCATGCGCAATTCGAATACGATGGCGATTGCGCCGACGGCGACGATTTCGACGATCAACGGGACGACGCCCTCTATCGAGCCCCAGTACTCGAATCTCTACGTCAAATCGAACATGAGCGGCGACTTTACCGTGATCAACGACCGCCTCGTCGAAGACCTGCGCGAGCGCGACCGCTGGGACGACGAGATGGTCGACCGCATCAAGTTCCACGACGGCTCGATTCAGGAGATCGACGCCATCCCAGATGATGTTCAGGAACTGTACCGCTCTGCGTTCGAGATCGACCCGCGTCACCAGTTGCACCTGACCGCCGTTCGCCAGACGTGGATCGACCAGTCGATCTCGCACAACGTCTTCTTCCCCAGCACCGACGGCTCGCTGCTCGACGACATCTACCAGACGGCCTGGGAACTCGGCCTCAAAACCACCTACTACCTCCGGACGCTCGGGGCCTCCCAGATCGAGAAATCTACCCTCGACCTTGACGAGTACGGGAAAACGCAGCACCGCTCGAGCGAGGACGAGGTGGAGACGGACGACGCAGTCAAGACTGACGGCGGCGACGACAGCGAACTCTGTCGCGTCGAAGATCCGACCTGCGACGCCTGCCAGTAG
- the nrdR gene encoding transcriptional regulator NrdR, with protein sequence MDCPDCSHDRTRVVDTGTTDSMTVRRRRECQRCSFRFTTYERPEWETLQVKKRDGRIESFTQSKLRAGIERAVEKRPVDDDTVTDLVDRIETRLRDRDTRIISATAIGDLTSQELRSVDKVAYIRFVSVYRAFSDPEEFLRELDAVLEAEHDDASGSQESDTTRLTHESHRTDDAQ encoded by the coding sequence ATGGACTGTCCAGATTGCAGCCACGACCGGACACGCGTCGTCGATACGGGCACGACCGACTCGATGACCGTTCGACGCCGACGCGAGTGCCAACGCTGTTCGTTCAGATTCACCACCTACGAGCGACCGGAGTGGGAAACCCTGCAGGTAAAGAAACGAGACGGACGCATCGAATCCTTCACCCAGTCTAAACTCCGGGCCGGCATCGAACGCGCAGTCGAAAAGCGCCCGGTCGACGACGACACCGTCACCGATCTTGTCGACCGAATCGAGACGCGCCTCCGAGACCGAGACACGCGGATCATCTCGGCGACGGCCATCGGCGATCTCACGTCACAGGAACTCCGATCCGTCGATAAAGTCGCCTACATCCGATTCGTCTCGGTCTACCGGGCCTTTTCCGACCCCGAGGAGTTCCTGCGCGAACTCGATGCCGTCCTCGAGGCCGAACACGACGATGCGTCCGGCAGCCAGGAGTCGGACACTACTCGACTAACACATGAGTCACACCGCACAGACGACGCTCAGTAA
- a CDS encoding NAD(P)/FAD-dependent oxidoreductase yields the protein MHVVVLGAGYAGLTLTRLLEETLPDTAELTLVNDEPDHLVQHELHRVVRRPELASAITVSLPSVLERATVRVSHVDEIDREARTVSLSSGTLSYDVAAICLGAQTAYYGLEGVREHATPLKSLADAMAIRQRALEVFTQPDGHIVIGGAGLSGVQTAGELAALAREERADVTITLLEALESVAPAFPDNFQRAVRDALEDQGIDVRTGAAVLRADAESVVLESGERLPAAQFVWTGGIRGSDALAGERPAVESDLRLDDRTFALGDAAAVTDADDEPVPASAQAAVREARTAATAIARVVRDELEEATATDSEEHVTDDGEEQTDPPESFAFDSPGWLVSVGDDAVAQLGPAVVTGRTAKALKTTVGLGYLSAIGGLENATGRAYREFIADRVREWSER from the coding sequence ATGCACGTCGTCGTCCTCGGCGCGGGCTATGCGGGCCTGACGCTGACGCGCTTGCTCGAGGAGACACTCCCCGACACGGCCGAACTCACGCTGGTCAACGACGAACCCGACCACCTCGTCCAGCACGAACTCCATCGCGTGGTTCGCCGGCCGGAACTCGCTTCCGCGATCACCGTCTCGCTGCCCTCGGTCCTCGAGCGCGCCACGGTTCGCGTCTCCCACGTCGACGAAATTGACCGCGAAGCCCGGACGGTCTCGCTCTCAAGTGGCACACTCTCATATGACGTGGCCGCGATCTGTCTGGGCGCACAGACGGCCTACTACGGACTCGAGGGCGTCCGCGAACACGCCACCCCGCTCAAATCGCTCGCGGATGCAATGGCGATTCGCCAGCGCGCACTCGAGGTGTTCACCCAGCCGGACGGCCACATCGTTATTGGCGGTGCCGGGCTCTCCGGCGTCCAGACCGCGGGTGAACTGGCCGCACTCGCCCGCGAGGAGCGCGCAGACGTGACGATCACGCTGCTCGAGGCCCTCGAGTCCGTCGCGCCGGCGTTTCCCGACAACTTCCAGCGGGCCGTTCGGGATGCGCTCGAGGACCAGGGAATCGACGTTCGAACGGGGGCTGCCGTGCTCCGGGCCGATGCCGAATCAGTCGTCCTCGAGTCGGGCGAGCGCCTTCCGGCAGCACAGTTCGTCTGGACGGGCGGCATCCGCGGCTCGGACGCGCTCGCGGGCGAGCGACCCGCAGTCGAGAGCGACCTTCGACTCGACGACCGGACGTTCGCCCTCGGCGATGCGGCCGCCGTGACGGACGCCGACGACGAGCCGGTGCCGGCGAGCGCGCAGGCGGCGGTCCGCGAGGCGCGAACGGCTGCGACAGCGATTGCGCGCGTTGTGAGAGACGAACTCGAGGAGGCGACTGCGACCGACAGTGAGGAACACGTGACTGACGATGGCGAGGAGCAGACAGACCCGCCCGAGTCGTTTGCGTTCGACTCGCCCGGCTGGTTGGTCAGCGTCGGCGACGATGCGGTTGCACAACTCGGCCCCGCGGTCGTCACAGGCCGGACGGCGAAGGCGTTGAAAACGACCGTCGGACTGGGCTATCTCTCCGCGATTGGCGGCCTCGAGAACGCGACTGGCCGAGCGTATCGCGAGTTTATCGCGGATCGCGTTCGAGAGTGGAGCGAGCGCTGA
- the fen gene encoding flap endonuclease-1, which translates to MGNAALRDIAVIEDVPFADIEGVVAVDAHNWLYRYLTTTVKWTSSEKYTTADGTEVANLIGIVQGLPKFFENDVTPVMVFDGGPSELKADEIESRREQRQTYEDQLEEAREEGDQVAIAQLESRTQRLTPTIQETSRELLRLLDVPIVEAPAEGEAQAAHIVRRGDADYVGSEDYDALLFGAPRTLRQLTSKGDPELMDLEATLAHHDLTLEQLIDAAILIGTDFNEGVRGIGPKTAITEITEHGDLWSVLEARGDSVEYGDRVRQLFRDPNVTDEYEFDTTLDPDLEAAREFVTDEWAVDAGEVERGFERIEESITQVGLDRWT; encoded by the coding sequence ATGGGAAACGCAGCACTTCGCGATATCGCCGTCATCGAAGACGTCCCCTTCGCCGATATCGAGGGCGTCGTCGCCGTCGACGCGCACAACTGGCTCTATCGCTACCTGACAACCACTGTCAAATGGACCTCGAGCGAGAAGTACACCACCGCCGATGGCACCGAGGTCGCAAACCTCATCGGCATCGTCCAGGGATTGCCGAAGTTCTTCGAAAACGACGTGACGCCCGTGATGGTCTTCGACGGCGGCCCCTCCGAACTCAAGGCAGATGAGATCGAATCCCGCCGGGAACAACGTCAAACGTACGAAGACCAACTCGAGGAGGCTCGCGAAGAAGGCGATCAGGTCGCCATCGCCCAACTCGAGTCGCGAACCCAGCGCCTGACGCCGACGATTCAGGAGACCAGCCGCGAACTGCTTCGCTTGCTCGACGTGCCAATCGTCGAAGCGCCCGCGGAAGGGGAAGCCCAAGCGGCCCACATCGTCCGCCGCGGCGACGCCGACTACGTCGGGTCGGAGGACTACGATGCCTTGCTCTTCGGTGCACCCCGAACCCTGCGCCAACTGACGAGCAAGGGCGATCCGGAACTGATGGATCTCGAGGCGACGCTCGCCCATCACGACCTCACGCTCGAGCAACTCATCGACGCCGCCATCCTGATCGGGACGGACTTCAACGAGGGCGTCAGGGGAATCGGCCCGAAGACGGCCATTACGGAGATCACGGAACACGGCGACCTCTGGAGCGTTCTCGAGGCCCGCGGCGACAGCGTGGAGTACGGTGACCGCGTCCGCCAGCTGTTTCGCGACCCGAACGTGACCGACGAGTACGAGTTCGACACGACGCTCGATCCAGACCTTGAAGCCGCCCGCGAGTTCGTCACCGACGAGTGGGCCGTCGACGCTGGCGAAGTCGAACGCGGTTTCGAACGGATCGAGGAAAGCATCACGCAGGTCGGACTGGACCGCTGGACGTGA
- a CDS encoding GNAT family N-acetyltransferase, producing the protein MEYDVLGWPPDGPKLRLDYRRFSYAGKFVMTNTGKAVAREKAAASDSEHDQHTGEAYADDVVAAVAFNEDRTDDNTLWLRYVTVARDRRGDGIGPKLCGLVRDRAIERGYDRLKIAVNNPFAYEALYRTGFTYTGETTGIAELVLAYPPETLEGGENDPQERYQAGLEEFRERELSAEEVDFLESRQNAHPPKPISSAYDDPPSERRNSN; encoded by the coding sequence GTGGAGTACGACGTACTCGGCTGGCCACCCGACGGCCCAAAACTGCGACTCGACTACAGGCGTTTTAGCTACGCCGGCAAGTTCGTCATGACGAACACGGGGAAAGCCGTCGCTCGAGAGAAAGCGGCTGCGAGCGATTCGGAACACGACCAGCACACCGGCGAGGCGTACGCGGACGACGTCGTCGCCGCGGTCGCGTTCAACGAGGACCGGACCGACGACAACACGCTGTGGCTGCGGTATGTAACTGTCGCGCGTGATCGCCGTGGCGACGGAATCGGCCCCAAACTCTGCGGACTGGTCCGTGATCGCGCGATAGAGCGCGGCTACGACCGCCTCAAAATCGCGGTCAACAATCCCTTCGCCTACGAGGCGCTGTACCGAACCGGATTTACCTATACCGGCGAGACGACGGGCATCGCCGAACTGGTGCTCGCGTATCCGCCCGAGACGCTCGAGGGCGGCGAAAACGACCCACAGGAACGGTACCAAGCAGGGCTCGAGGAGTTCCGTGAGCGTGAGTTATCGGCGGAGGAAGTGGACTTTCTCGAATCGCGCCAGAACGCCCATCCACCGAAACCAATCTCGAGCGCATACGACGACCCACCTAGCGAGCGACGGAATTCCAACTGA
- a CDS encoding amphi-Trp domain-containing protein: protein MSDDSDTADDETEPDDEIELLEREFDGSPAQAATWLRELAETLEAGGELTVYDDDESVTVSLPDEELEFEVELEREPSDDGDELELEIELEWLDPDSVDADD from the coding sequence ATGTCCGACGATTCCGACACCGCCGACGATGAGACAGAACCCGACGACGAAATCGAACTCCTCGAGCGAGAGTTCGACGGCTCGCCCGCGCAGGCGGCGACGTGGCTTCGCGAACTCGCCGAGACGCTCGAGGCTGGCGGCGAACTCACAGTCTACGATGACGACGAGTCAGTGACCGTCTCGCTCCCGGACGAGGAACTCGAGTTCGAGGTCGAACTCGAGCGCGAACCGTCCGATGACGGCGACGAACTCGAACTGGAGATCGAACTCGAGTGGCTCGATCCCGACAGCGTCGACGCGGACGACTAG
- a CDS encoding substrate-binding domain-containing protein: MPIQRRRVLASTAGGLAAGLAGCVAGDDDGAGSDDAGGSDGANSPAIVGEELTLTTTTSTYDTGLLDELNAAFEERYGVAVLTVSEGTGAALEHARNGDSDVVMVHARDLEDEFMEDGYGVNRRDLMFNDFVIVGESDDPADIAGADDTEAALSALAETESTFVSRGDNSGTHTKERDLWEQAGLTVEEFGEWYVDGGGGMGEILSQTNLQGGYTLADRATFLDMRSELDLEIHVEGPVEDGPEELVNPYGLVAVNPAVHDHVAYDLAMAYIGFLTSPEGQAIIDEYTSNGERLFFADALSEDPNFQQYVPEEWGGSHRD; encoded by the coding sequence ATGCCGATACAACGCCGCCGAGTCCTCGCGTCGACCGCGGGCGGGCTTGCGGCCGGACTCGCTGGATGCGTTGCTGGCGATGACGACGGTGCTGGCAGCGACGACGCCGGCGGGAGCGACGGGGCGAATAGCCCGGCAATCGTCGGCGAGGAACTCACGCTGACGACGACGACCAGCACCTACGATACGGGGCTGCTCGACGAACTCAACGCCGCCTTCGAGGAGCGCTACGGCGTGGCCGTGTTAACCGTCTCCGAGGGAACCGGGGCCGCTCTCGAGCACGCCCGCAACGGCGATTCGGACGTGGTGATGGTCCACGCGCGCGACCTCGAAGACGAGTTCATGGAGGACGGCTACGGCGTCAATCGCCGTGATCTCATGTTCAACGATTTCGTGATCGTCGGCGAGTCGGACGACCCGGCCGATATCGCTGGCGCGGACGACACTGAGGCCGCACTGTCTGCACTCGCCGAGACGGAATCGACGTTCGTCTCCCGTGGCGACAACTCCGGCACGCACACGAAAGAGCGCGACCTCTGGGAGCAGGCGGGACTGACCGTCGAGGAGTTCGGCGAGTGGTACGTCGACGGCGGCGGCGGCATGGGCGAAATTCTCAGCCAGACGAACCTGCAGGGCGGCTACACGCTGGCCGACCGCGCCACGTTCCTCGATATGCGGTCCGAACTCGACCTCGAGATCCACGTCGAAGGCCCGGTCGAGGACGGGCCCGAGGAACTCGTAAATCCCTACGGCCTCGTCGCGGTCAACCCGGCCGTTCACGACCACGTCGCGTACGACCTCGCGATGGCCTACATCGGCTTTCTGACGAGTCCCGAGGGACAGGCCATCATCGACGAGTACACGTCCAACGGCGAACGGCTCTTTTTCGCCGATGCACTCTCCGAGGACCCGAACTTCCAGCAGTACGTTCCCGAGGAGTGGGGCGGCTCACACAGAGACTAA
- a CDS encoding ABC transporter permease, translating into MFCEPTILSMLTPLFLEFPYEGHYIRSIIVVSLYVSLVAVGLSTLFSLPVALLVGFKDFPGKALITAIINTGMGFPSVVVGLVVLVAVSNQGPLGSFDLVFTTEAMIISQFILATPVITGVSLAAVSSVEQSVRDAAYAMGGTRTDVALVTIKEARYGIATAVLAGFGRAISEVGGVLIVGGNIASPDGTSVTRTLTTAIQLEARQGRFETAMILGGILLVLVLVVNAIVGRLGNGNGGGRYG; encoded by the coding sequence ATGTTCTGTGAACCGACGATCCTATCGATGCTGACGCCGCTGTTTCTCGAGTTTCCCTACGAGGGCCACTACATTCGGAGTATCATCGTCGTCTCGCTGTACGTCAGCCTCGTCGCCGTCGGATTGAGCACGCTGTTCAGCCTGCCGGTCGCGCTCCTCGTGGGATTCAAAGACTTCCCCGGCAAGGCGTTGATCACGGCGATTATCAACACGGGGATGGGCTTTCCGAGCGTCGTCGTCGGCCTCGTCGTCCTCGTTGCGGTCTCGAATCAGGGACCACTCGGCTCGTTCGACCTCGTCTTTACCACCGAGGCGATGATCATCTCGCAGTTCATCCTCGCGACCCCAGTCATCACCGGCGTCAGCCTCGCCGCCGTCAGCAGCGTCGAACAGTCGGTCCGCGATGCAGCCTACGCGATGGGTGGGACGCGTACGGACGTTGCCCTCGTGACGATCAAAGAGGCGCGCTACGGAATCGCAACCGCCGTTCTCGCGGGCTTCGGCCGGGCGATCAGCGAGGTCGGCGGCGTCCTCATCGTCGGCGGCAACATTGCCAGTCCTGACGGAACCTCGGTGACGCGAACGCTCACGACCGCGATCCAACTCGAGGCGCGCCAGGGACGGTTCGAGACGGCGATGATCCTCGGTGGCATCCTGCTCGTGCTCGTGCTGGTCGTCAACGCCATCGTCGGGCGACTCGGCAACGGAAACGGAGGTGGCCGCTACGGATGA